From a single Drosophila sulfurigaster albostrigata strain 15112-1811.04 chromosome 3, ASM2355843v2, whole genome shotgun sequence genomic region:
- the LOC133841077 gene encoding uncharacterized protein LOC133841077 yields MRSIPLRLAVAALLLLLLVLGLATQLDASASNTGWPSHSSSSSSSSSLFGRNSRNLRHRNTAAAVGDLAADVPTFDMIASNLNNAAYNNEYGQLFVPYAIESQSQQQPQQQQQLQQPHQQQQAMAPLSSPLRQQQTEVYGIVEPLIEDTPCANRACVLNDDCCPTGVCVNTYGEGKCVYVFGRQRDLCQRHADCAPGSACMLAPQEGIWRCETDAPLLQEMFNVRAKQPLGGECTSSSDCQVINGMCCQQQRLHHRAATKLSCGYFRDAFDCVNVAQEHVASIFQHRRN; encoded by the exons ATGAGAAGCATTCCATTGCGACTTGCAGTGGcggctctgctgctgctgctgctggtgctgggCCTGGCCACACAATTGGATGCCAGCGCCTCGAACACGGGCTGGCCATCGCACtcttcatcgtcgtcgtcgtcgtcgtcgctctTTGGCCGCAATTCTCGCAATTTGCGGCATCGCAATacggcagctgctgttggcgaTCTGGCCGCCGATGTGCCGACATTCGATATGATTGCCAGCAATTTGAACAACGCGGCGTATAACAATGAATATGGTCAACTATTTGTGCCATATGCCAtcgagtcgcagtcgcagcagcagccacaacaacaacagcaactacagcaaccgcatcaacaacaacag GCCATGGCACCTCTATCGTCGCCACTGCGTCAGCAACAGACCGAAGTGTATGGCATTGTGGAGCCACTGATTGAGGACACGCCCTGCGCCAACCGCGCCTGTGTTCTCAACGATGATTGCTGCCCCACAGGAGTCTGTGTCAACACCTATGGCG AGGGCAAGTGCGTTTATGTCTTTGGGCGTCAACGGGATTTGTGCCAGCGTCATGCGGACTGTGCACCAGGCAGCGCTTGCATGCTTGCCCCCCAGGAGGGAATTTGGCGCTGCGAAACGGATGCACCGCTCTTGCAGGAGATGTTCAATGTGCGGGCCAAGCAGCCGCTAGGAGGCGAATGCACCAGCAGCAGTGACTGTCAGGTGATCAA CGGCATGTGTTGCCAGCAACAGCGTTTGCATCATCGTGCTGCCACAAAGTTGAGCTGCGGCTACTTTCGTGATGCCTTCGACTGCGTAAATGTGGCTCAAGAG CATGTGGCTAGCATTTTCCAGCATCGCCGCAACTGA